ACCCGGGCTACCAGGAGACGCAGCTGGACGGATCGAGCACCGGCGTGATGCGCACCCTGTCCGACCCCGAGCACTACGCGCGCATCCGCTCGATGGAGCTGCGGCTGCTCGGCGAGACGGGAATGGCGGAGCGGGGCAACAACCTCCTCTTCGTCGCCAAGCGCGGGGTCTGACCACCCGAGGCCGCCGCCCTTTTCCACCCGTTAGCCCGGGCCGGACCCGGCCCGGGCATCGACCGAGGCAGTCGCATGTCAGAACCCCACACGAGGCCCGCCCAGCTGATCCCCTCCGCACCGCTGCGGCCCGGGGACACGATCGGAATCTGCGCGCCGTCCATGGCCCACGCCGCGCGCTACCCACGTCGCAGGGAGCGGGCGCTGGCGCACCTGCGGGAGCTCGGCTACCAGGTGCGCGGCAGCAGCAACTGGCTGCGGGACACCGGGCACACGGCCGGCACTGCCGCGGAACGGGCGGCGGACCTGCACGAGTTGTACGTGGACCCCGAGGTCCGCGTCATCATGACCTCGATCGGCGGCCACAACGCCAACCAGCTGCTCGACCTGCTGGACTACGACCTCATCCGGGCCCACCCGAAGCCGCTGGTCGGCTACAGCGACACCTCCGCCCTGCTGCTGGCCATCTGGCAGCGCACCCGGGCCGGTGTCGTCCAGGGGCCCCAACTGCTGCCGCAGTGGGGCGAGTACGGCGGATGCCACCCGGACACGCTGCGGTCCTTCCGGCAGACCCTCGGGGACGAGAAGCCGATCGGCCGGATGACCTTCCCGACCGAGCGTGTGATCGAGTTCCTGCCCTGGGACGAGGCCGACGACCGGCCGCGCGAGAGGCTCGTGGCCGACGCGCCCCGCGTCCACGTCCAGGGCCGCGCCACCGGTCATCTCGTGGCGGCCAACCTGGAGACCCTCCTCTCGCTGGCCGGGACCCCGTACTGGCCCGACCTGGACGGAGCGATCCTCCTCCTGGAGAGCACGACCACCGACCTGGCCCCGCTCACCGCCCGCCTCACCCAGCTCCGTCAGATGGGCGTGCTGAACCGCCTCGCGGGCCTCGGCCTCGGGCGGTTCGCCGCCCCGGACTTCGACCGCTCGGACGACCTCGCCGAGCTGATCGCCCAGGAGACGGCCGGCTTCGGCGGGCCGCTGGTCACCGGTCTTCCCATCGGCCACACGGACCCGATGCTGTGCATCCCGTTCGGCGCCCGGGCCACGCTCGCGGCGGTGGACACCGCGTGCGAGTTCACCGTTCTGGACAGCGCGGTGACGGCATGACCGGACCCCGGGGGTCCTCTGTGCACCCCCTCGCCCTGCTGACGGGCGCCGTTCTGGCCGGGCTGACCGCGACCCAGTTCGTCCACACGGTGCGGGACCGCAACCGCTGGCCGATCTGCTCCAACAACATGTTCAACCGTCCGCTGCCCCAGCGCGTGGAGCAGCTGCGGGTGCGGCTCAAGGACGGGACGCGCTGGACCGAGCCGCGGTCGGTCTACGGGCTGCTGCCCCTGGAGTTCTTCCGCGTGGTCGACATCTGCGACGCCGTACTCGTCGACAACGAGGACCCGGAGGTGCGGGACCGGTTCTGCCGCCGGGTCGTCGAGCGGCTGAACACACGGCCGTGGAGGGGCTTCGACGAGATCAGCGCGTCGGAGCGGGCCAGCGACCCCCGCGGATTCACCGGCCTCGAACTGCTGGTGGTCACGGTGGACCTCGCCGACTACTGCCGGGCCACCGACTCACCGCTCCACGACATCGACGTACTTCACCGCTGGGAGGCCCCCTGATGCTGCGCAGGATCACCGACATCCTGTTCCGGCAGGCCGACGCTCCTGCCCGGCTGCGGCTGACCACGACCGCGCTGGGCGCCGTCGCGCTGAGGACCTTGTGGCACATGCCGGACGGGGCCTTCCTGGACGAGCACCGCGACACCGTGATGTCCGAGCAGGTCCGGGGCAAGCGCACGTTCCGGCTCAGCCGGCGGCAGTACGACGTGCTGCGCGGTTCCGCCCTGGCGGGGATGGCCCTGTGGGCCGCAGGCGTACGCCACCCGGCCGTCCGCGCGGTCGCCGCGACCGGCTTCATCGGCTCCAGCGCCTACGTCGCGCACTTCCACCCGCGGTTCTGGAACTACAACAGCCACCTGAGCCTCTTCGTCCTCGCGGCGGCGGCGGCCGATGTCCGCGAACCCGCGGACGGGCACCGGTCGGAGGCGGTGGAGCAGCTCCAGTCCGTGGCCATCGCCTCGATGCAGCTGGGCGCGGCCACCATCTACAGCCAGGCCGGCCTGTCGAAGCTCCTGCACGGAGGCAAGGAGTGGATCACGTCGGGCGACACGGTGCGGGGCTCTCTCGTCCTGCTCGGCACCCCGGCGGGTGTCGAGGTGAGCCGGAACGACCGGCTGATGCGCCTGGTCGCGGTGGCCACGGTCCTCGGGGAGACCGCGATGCTGCCCCTGCTGATCGCCCGCTGGGGCGACCGGCGGCTGTTGGGCGTGGCGGCTGTCGGGTTCCATCTGCTCACCCGCCGCTATCTGGGCATCTCCTTCTGGCACCTGTGGTGGTTGCACCCGGCCCTCTTCGTCCTCCCGCTGGACGGCGACAACTCCACCTCCGCCATGATCCG
The nucleotide sequence above comes from Streptomyces sp. NBC_01116. Encoded proteins:
- a CDS encoding LD-carboxypeptidase; this translates as MSEPHTRPAQLIPSAPLRPGDTIGICAPSMAHAARYPRRRERALAHLRELGYQVRGSSNWLRDTGHTAGTAAERAADLHELYVDPEVRVIMTSIGGHNANQLLDLLDYDLIRAHPKPLVGYSDTSALLLAIWQRTRAGVVQGPQLLPQWGEYGGCHPDTLRSFRQTLGDEKPIGRMTFPTERVIEFLPWDEADDRPRERLVADAPRVHVQGRATGHLVAANLETLLSLAGTPYWPDLDGAILLLESTTTDLAPLTARLTQLRQMGVLNRLAGLGLGRFAAPDFDRSDDLAELIAQETAGFGGPLVTGLPIGHTDPMLCIPFGARATLAAVDTACEFTVLDSAVTA